One genomic window of Gemmatimonadota bacterium includes the following:
- the recA gene encoding recombinase RecA: protein MSVTESRVDTEKKKALNLAISQIEKQLGKGSIMRMGADRPRVKIDAISTGAINLDAATGIGGVPRGRITEIYGPESSGKTTLCLHLVANVQKSGGVAAYVDAEHALDIEYAKKLGVDIENLLVSQPDTGEQALEIVEILVRSGAVDLVVIDSVAALVPKAEIEGEMGDSHMGLQARLMSQALRKLAGAINRTHCSVVFINQLREKIGVMFGNPETTTGGKALKFYASLRMDIRRIGPVKEREAVIGSHVRVKVVKNKVAPPFKQAEFDVMFDEGISHTGLLVDIASEAGIIQKSGAWYSYGEQRIGQGRENAKLFLKDNAALMAEVEAKVKESLGMLAAAGPGVPDEEDGE, encoded by the coding sequence ATGTCCGTCACCGAATCCCGCGTCGACACCGAGAAGAAGAAGGCCCTCAACCTTGCCATCTCCCAGATCGAGAAGCAGCTGGGGAAGGGCTCGATCATGCGGATGGGGGCGGACCGGCCCCGCGTGAAGATCGACGCCATCTCCACCGGCGCCATCAACCTCGATGCGGCCACCGGCATCGGCGGCGTCCCTCGCGGCCGGATCACCGAGATCTACGGCCCCGAGTCGTCAGGCAAGACGACGCTCTGCTTGCATCTCGTCGCCAACGTGCAGAAGTCCGGCGGGGTGGCGGCTTACGTCGACGCCGAACACGCCCTCGACATCGAGTACGCCAAGAAGCTCGGCGTCGACATCGAGAACCTGCTGGTCTCGCAGCCCGACACCGGCGAACAGGCCCTCGAGATCGTCGAGATCCTGGTCCGCTCCGGCGCTGTCGACCTGGTGGTGATCGACTCGGTCGCCGCGCTGGTGCCGAAGGCCGAAATCGAAGGCGAGATGGGCGATTCCCACATGGGCCTCCAGGCGCGCCTCATGAGCCAGGCCCTCCGCAAGCTGGCCGGCGCGATCAACCGGACCCACTGCTCGGTGGTCTTCATCAACCAGCTGCGCGAGAAGATCGGCGTGATGTTCGGCAACCCGGAGACCACCACCGGCGGCAAGGCGCTCAAGTTCTACGCCTCGCTCCGCATGGACATCCGCCGCATCGGGCCGGTCAAGGAACGCGAGGCCGTCATCGGGTCGCACGTCCGCGTGAAGGTGGTGAAGAACAAGGTGGCGCCGCCGTTCAAGCAGGCGGAGTTCGACGTCATGTTCGACGAAGGGATCTCGCACACCGGCCTGCTGGTCGACATCGCCTCCGAGGCGGGGATCATCCAGAAGTCGGGCGCGTGGTACTCCTACGGCGAGCAGCGCATCGGGCAGGGGCGCGAGAACGCCAAGCTCTTCCTCAAGGACAACGCCGCTCTGATGGCCGAGGTCGAGGCCAAGGTGAAGGAGTCGCTGGGCATGCTGGCCGCCGCGGGTCCGGGCGTCCCCGATGAGGAAGACGGCGAGTGA
- a CDS encoding regulatory protein RecX: MIIEALVPDPRRPGSTRVIVDGRPAWTVPADVVAALGLAPARPLPAGGVAALDAAADEEAAFRAAIKAIEQRAHGTVELTRKLGRRSHGPDAVAGAVARLTTLGLLDDAAFARGYVEVRARRGSGPMRIRHDLARLGVPNELVAAALVTLQDEEAPDPMAKTLAQAERRVAGMKGLTRDAKRRRLLAFFARRGWAGAVANGHVRRLVGEG; the protein is encoded by the coding sequence GTGATCATCGAAGCACTGGTCCCCGATCCACGGCGTCCCGGGAGCACCCGGGTCATCGTGGATGGGCGGCCCGCCTGGACCGTGCCGGCCGATGTCGTGGCAGCCCTCGGGCTCGCCCCGGCTCGGCCGCTCCCGGCCGGTGGGGTGGCGGCACTCGATGCCGCGGCCGATGAAGAAGCCGCATTCCGCGCCGCCATCAAGGCGATCGAGCAACGGGCCCACGGCACCGTCGAGTTGACCCGGAAGTTGGGCCGACGGAGTCATGGCCCCGACGCGGTGGCGGGCGCCGTGGCTCGGCTGACCACGTTGGGGTTGCTCGACGACGCGGCGTTTGCCCGCGGCTATGTCGAAGTGCGAGCGCGTCGGGGCAGCGGCCCGATGCGCATCCGGCACGACCTCGCGCGGCTGGGCGTCCCGAATGAGCTGGTGGCTGCCGCCCTGGTCACGCTCCAGGACGAGGAAGCCCCCGACCCGATGGCCAAGACGCTGGCACAGGCCGAGCGTCGCGTGGCCGGCATGAAGGGACTCACCCGTGACGCCAAGCGGCGTCGGTTGCTGGCCTTCTTCGCACGCCGGGGGTGGGCCGGGGCCGTGGCCAACGGCCATGTCCGGCGGTTGGTGGGGGAGGGCTGA